TTGGACGTTGACATATTGGCACTCTGCGCTCTGGAAAATCAGATTACCGCAGACAATGCCGACACCATAAAGGCAAAAATGATTGTTGAAGGAGCTAACGGCCCTGTTACTCCTGAGGCAGATAAGATTCTGGACAGCAAGGGCATCTTTGTATGCCCAGATATTCTGACTAACGCTGGTGGAGTCATGGTTTCTTACTTCGAGTGGGTACAGAACTTGACAAACCTGTACTGGTCTGAGGAAGAAGTCAAACAGCGTCAGGAAGAGGGCATGGTTGAAGCTTTCAAGGCTGTGTACGATTTGGCTCAGCAGTACAAAGTAAACATGCGTACAGCTGCTTACATGATCTCCATTAAGCGTGTTTACGAAGCTATGAAAGCCAGAGGCTGGGTGTAATAATAGGTAGCCTTTATTAGTCGAAGTTGTATTTGCGTGCCAATGCGGAGGAGAACGCACTAACGCAAACAAAGGCATATGTGATGTTACAAGAAGAATCTTTCTCTCCTTTGGAGGGCGGCTCATAGGTTGAGCCGCCTTTCTTTTTTGTTGTTTTTGAACCGCACATAAAACAAGCCGTGTCATGGTTAAGATGACACACTTGGTTTAAAATGAGTTAAAGCAGAAGGAGGATGAGCAATTTGGGTTTTATTGATTTGAGGTCGGATACGGTAACGCTTCCCACGGAAGAAATGCGGCGTGCCATGGCTGAGGCAGAAGTGGGTGATGATGTTTACGGTGAAGATCCCACCATTCAACGGTTGGAGCGTTTAGCAGCTGAAATTATGGGCAAGGAAGCGGCTTTGTTTGTGCCTTCAGGAACCATGGGCAACCAAGTGAGTGTGATGACCCATACCCAGCGAGGGGATGAAGTCATCATGGAGGCAGAAAGTCATGTTTATTATTACGAAGTAGGTGCCATGGCAGTCTTAAGTGGAGTGCAGGCTCGTCCCGTGCCCGGTAGGCGTGGTGTCATGGACCCCGATGATGTGAGAAGAGCCATCAGGGAACGTGGCAACATCCACTTCCCGAGAACGTCCTTGGTTGTTTTGGAAAACACCCATAATCGTGGCGGTGGCAAAGTACTTCCCTTGGACAACGTGAAAGCCATTTCTGATATCGCCCATAGCAACGGCCTTAGCGTGCACATGGATGGAGCACGCATTTTCAATGCCCAGGTTGCCAGTGGTATACCAGCTAGTGAATATGCGAAATACGCTGATTCCGTCATGTTCTGCCTGTCCAAGGGTTTGTGTGCACCTGTGGGTTCCATGGTGGTTGGGCGCAAGGACTTTATCGACAGAGCTAGAAAAAATAGGAAAATGCTTGGCGGTGGTATGCGCCAGGCTGGAATACTGGCTGCTGCTGGCATCATTGCACTAACAAAGATGGTTGATCGCTTGCAGGAAGACCACGATAACGCAAAACTGCTGGCAGTGAAACTGCAGGAACTTGGCTACGGTGTCAATCCTGAAGAAGTGGAAACTAACATGGTTGTGGTGGATGTGACACCCACTGGCAAAGACGTTCATACTGTGGAAAAAGAGCTCAA
The genomic region above belongs to Coprothermobacter proteolyticus DSM 5265 and contains:
- the ltaE gene encoding low-specificity L-threonine aldolase, producing the protein MSNLGFIDLRSDTVTLPTEEMRRAMAEAEVGDDVYGEDPTIQRLERLAAEIMGKEAALFVPSGTMGNQVSVMTHTQRGDEVIMEAESHVYYYEVGAMAVLSGVQARPVPGRRGVMDPDDVRRAIRERGNIHFPRTSLVVLENTHNRGGGKVLPLDNVKAISDIAHSNGLSVHMDGARIFNAQVASGIPASEYAKYADSVMFCLSKGLCAPVGSMVVGRKDFIDRARKNRKMLGGGMRQAGILAAAGIIALTKMVDRLQEDHDNAKLLAVKLQELGYGVNPEEVETNMVVVDVTPTGKDVHTVEKELKTRGVLANANSPKTLRLVTHYGVTSDDAIKAVEVFADIIRQ